The following are from one region of the Arcobacter defluvii genome:
- a CDS encoding PmeII family type II restriction endonuclease, which translates to MINKEEILQNAKLWFKESIAKQHIKNTKKLSNIKKFQINPFLITYLSNFLEGNNEPISIAKALILPKVLGTSINTSFGTQIQKFTSNVLSSFASTTSGIDIEFIDQIDGEKKYCQLKSGPNTINKDDVETIAGHFKNIINLGKTNNLKLGFHNLIVGVIYGEKEELSSHYKRISKDYNYEVIVGEDFWHRLTGDKDFYSDLIKSIAEVAVEANFKNELNEIIIELSKSDYIQELSKELNS; encoded by the coding sequence ATGATAAACAAAGAAGAGATACTTCAAAATGCCAAATTATGGTTTAAAGAATCAATTGCAAAGCAACATATCAAGAATACTAAAAAACTTTCAAATATAAAAAAATTCCAAATTAACCCTTTTTTAATCACTTATCTTTCAAATTTCTTAGAAGGTAATAACGAACCTATTAGTATCGCAAAAGCTTTAATTCTTCCAAAAGTTTTAGGAACATCAATAAATACATCTTTTGGTACTCAAATACAAAAATTTACATCAAATGTTCTTTCATCTTTTGCAAGTACAACAAGTGGAATTGATATAGAATTTATTGATCAAATTGATGGTGAAAAAAAATATTGCCAACTAAAATCTGGTCCAAATACAATAAATAAAGATGATGTTGAAACTATTGCAGGGCATTTTAAGAATATTATAAATTTAGGAAAAACAAATAATCTAAAACTTGGTTTTCATAACTTGATTGTAGGTGTAATCTATGGTGAGAAAGAAGAATTAAGTTCCCACTATAAAAGAATTTCTAAAGATTACAATTATGAAGTAATAGTTGGTGAAGATTTTTGGCATAGATTAACAGGAGATAAAGATTTTTATTCTGATTTGATTAAATCAATTGCTGAAGTAGCTGTTGAAGCAAATTTTAAAAATGAACTTAATGAGATTATAATTGAGCTATCAAAATCTGATTATATTCAAGAACTATCTAAAGAATTAAATTCATAA
- a CDS encoding sensor domain-containing diguanylate cyclase gives MNKYFINLLKKKKEVSLKSTVLSIFSLVTIILIIVLGSQLFYFSKKLSLESIDLQLNGLVQDIRTSIKSNETLNFNMIEMLSLMKDKNNFELYINILATYPSLYAIYTGYEDGSFYEIINLNSNKSLPQIYNAESTDKWLLIKISGQDINKREIYLYNSDLKLTSSRISDNNYNPTTRPWYKMAISSNSSIKTPPYKFSHIDSTGITYAKQISNSKNIIAIDVLINDFRSIYKNHINSDYIDVYLFKKDNTIISSLSDNTNLFKEFFKENIIITDFTKPKIIKLNKKQYVVQIVPLNEQNNEENIILLAEYDKIIEPYQVQILNLLLTFIITVLLMIPIIIYFSGIIVKPIYELVKQSIKVKKRKYNTITKVETSILEVALLSSSLESMSESIYNYQHSLEEKVKQRTKELSLKNEELLKLSINDKLTSLYNREKLDKTLQHEMNRSLRYGVVFSVIIIDIDFFKKVNDEFGHQVGDEVLVESANILRNSIRNVDVLGRWGGEEFLIVCPQTDLEGAQKLAKNINNAIKNHIFSTYPKTITMSLGVASYNENIFKAEEIVSNADKALYKAKENGRDQVVIFR, from the coding sequence ATGAATAAATATTTTATTAATCTTTTAAAAAAGAAAAAAGAAGTATCTTTAAAAAGTACTGTTTTATCTATTTTTTCTTTGGTAACCATAATCTTGATTATTGTACTTGGTTCTCAACTTTTTTATTTTAGTAAAAAATTATCTCTTGAAAGTATAGATTTACAGCTTAATGGTTTAGTTCAAGATATAAGAACATCTATTAAAAGCAATGAAACTCTTAATTTTAATATGATTGAAATGTTAAGCCTTATGAAAGATAAAAATAATTTTGAATTATATATAAATATATTAGCAACTTATCCCTCTTTATACGCAATTTATACAGGTTATGAAGATGGTAGTTTTTATGAAATTATCAATTTAAATAGCAATAAAAGCCTACCTCAAATTTATAATGCAGAATCCACAGATAAATGGTTACTTATAAAAATTTCAGGGCAAGATATAAATAAAAGAGAAATTTATTTATATAATTCTGATTTAAAATTAACAAGTTCAAGAATAAGCGATAATAACTATAACCCAACAACTAGACCTTGGTATAAAATGGCTATTAGTAGTAACTCTTCTATAAAAACTCCACCTTATAAATTTTCTCATATTGATTCAACTGGAATTACTTATGCAAAACAGATATCTAATAGTAAAAATATTATTGCCATTGATGTATTAATAAATGATTTTAGAAGTATTTACAAAAATCATATAAATAGTGATTATATAGATGTTTATTTATTTAAAAAAGATAATACTATTATCTCATCTTTATCGGATAATACAAATTTGTTTAAAGAATTTTTCAAAGAAAATATAATTATAACAGATTTTACAAAACCAAAAATCATCAAATTAAATAAGAAACAATATGTGGTTCAAATAGTACCTCTTAATGAACAAAACAATGAAGAAAATATCATATTATTAGCAGAATATGATAAGATTATTGAACCTTATCAAGTACAAATATTAAATTTATTATTAACTTTTATTATCACTGTACTTTTAATGATTCCTATTATTATATATTTTTCAGGGATTATTGTAAAACCTATTTATGAATTGGTAAAACAAAGTATTAAAGTAAAAAAAAGAAAATATAACACTATTACAAAGGTAGAAACTTCAATACTTGAAGTTGCTTTACTCTCTTCTTCTTTAGAAAGTATGTCTGAATCAATTTATAACTATCAACACTCACTAGAAGAAAAAGTAAAACAAAGAACAAAAGAATTATCTTTAAAAAATGAAGAGTTACTTAAATTATCTATTAATGATAAATTAACTTCACTTTACAATAGGGAAAAACTCGATAAAACACTTCAACATGAAATGAACAGAAGTTTACGTTATGGTGTTGTTTTTTCTGTTATTATAATTGATATAGATTTTTTTAAAAAAGTTAATGATGAATTTGGGCATCAAGTAGGTGATGAAGTTTTAGTTGAGAGTGCTAATATTCTTAGAAATTCAATTAGAAATGTAGATGTTTTAGGAAGATGGGGAGGTGAAGAATTTTTAATTGTTTGCCCACAAACTGATTTAGAAGGTGCTCAAAAACTTGCAAAAAATATAAACAATGCAATAAAAAATCATATTTTCTCAACTTATCCAAAAACTATAACTATGAGTTTAGGTGTTGCTTCTTATAATGAAAATATTTTTAAAGCTGAAGAGATAGTTTCAAATGCAGATAAAGCACTATATAAAGCCAAAGAAAATGGAAGAGATCAAGTTGTAATTTTTAGATAA
- a CDS encoding bacteriohemerythrin, with translation MNYILNSNTSIIWKSEYNINNLKIDREHQHLFAIAREALNISKFKKNNEQIDKLKKIITKLFDYVGTHFSNEQKYMEKIKYPDLEKHKLLHKNMLNMLTKLVSELNNMEIEEIQKSLYDFIEEYFIRHIILEDKKIQLWNTNLEDLKKNFGWKEIYSVNNTKIDAEHKRLFDIAQEAFIEVDEELKASKIKTILTKLYDYMKTHFKHEEHYMQEINYPYIKEHKKLHAEIILTINNFVKKLPDLNDTLFEKELAKIIDIALVHHIIQEDRKIINWARNN, from the coding sequence ATGAATTATATATTAAATAGTAATACTTCAATTATTTGGAAGTCTGAATATAACATCAATAATTTAAAAATTGATAGAGAACATCAACATTTATTTGCAATTGCAAGAGAAGCACTAAATATCTCAAAATTTAAAAAAAATAATGAACAAATTGATAAATTAAAAAAAATAATAACAAAACTTTTTGATTATGTTGGAACACATTTTAGTAATGAGCAAAAATATATGGAAAAAATAAAATATCCTGATTTAGAAAAACACAAACTTCTTCATAAAAATATGTTAAATATGCTTACAAAACTTGTTTCAGAACTAAATAATATGGAAATAGAAGAAATTCAAAAGTCACTATATGATTTTATTGAAGAGTATTTTATAAGACATATTATATTAGAAGATAAAAAAATTCAACTTTGGAATACAAATCTTGAAGACTTAAAAAAGAATTTTGGATGGAAAGAGATTTATAGTGTTAATAATACCAAAATTGATGCAGAACATAAACGACTTTTTGATATTGCCCAAGAGGCTTTTATTGAAGTTGATGAGGAATTAAAAGCTTCAAAAATTAAAACTATTTTGACTAAATTGTATGACTATATGAAAACTCATTTTAAACATGAAGAACACTATATGCAAGAGATAAATTATCCTTACATAAAAGAGCATAAAAAACTACATGCAGAAATAATTTTGACAATAAATAATTTTGTAAAAAAACTTCCAGATTTAAATGATACTCTTTTTGAAAAAGAGTTAGCAAAGATAATAGATATTGCATTAGTTCATCATATAATTCAAGAAGATAGAAAAATTATCAATTGGGCAAGGAATAATTAG
- a CDS encoding efflux RND transporter permease subunit: MLARFFVNRPIFAWVISLVIMIAGTVSLYTLPVEQYPDIAPPQVNISTTYTGASAQTVENSVTQIIEQQLTGLDGMIYFSSSSSSSGSSRITVTFEQGTDPDIAQVQVQNKVEQILSRLPDDVQRQGVRVVKSQSDFLLLASLYDSTGKAEKIDIADYMVSNLQDSIARIDGVGEVRVFGGQYAMRIWLDPTKLDAYKLMPSDINSAIEAQNSQASAGRLGGMPVIDNQQLAVTVTARSKFQTVKEFEDIVVKSNSDGSLIKLKDVARVELGSQSYNNITNLNGYPSSGIAIQLASGANAIKTANAIKEFLNKYEPNLPEGYKIDYPRDSTLFIKASIYEVIKTLLEAILLVVLVMYLFLKNWKATLIPAIAVPVVLLGTFGILNILGYSINTLTMFGMVLSIGLLVDDAIVVVENVERNMREQNLAPKEATILSMQEITSALVGVATVLSVVFLPMAFFSGSTGVIYRQFSITIVSSMILSVVVALTLTPALCATILNPIKQEEQKKNGFINWFGEMFNSLSLKYKATLNKILLTPKRWMFIYVLIIGLLGFVFIKLPTSFLPKEDQGTIMIQYTLPEGAITSRTVEVAEKIKDYFLVEEKENMDSIFTISGYSSRSSGQNVGTAFVSLKSWDLRKGVNNRSDMIGQRASKAFANSKSPYFIRDARVIAMNPPVIQGLGQSDGFEFQLQADAGTTRTKLAEVKDKILEEASSNTNIDSVRADGTDSTPQLKVNYDINKALALGLSLNNIDYTLSAAWGGIYVNDFIDRSRVKRVYIQGDAPFRSKPEDLYSWKVRNSAGEMTSFSEFATTKWEFGPEELTRYNGFASFEIQGSASNGVSSGVAMDEMDKIANKYSSGTMHEWSGLSYQEKISTGQSGLLYTVSILVIFLCLAALYESWSVPFSILMVVPLGIIGAVLAVYFRGLDNDVYFQVALLTTIGLVSKNAILIVEFVDTSYKEGKPLIQAAVEGATLRLRPIIMTSLAFIAGITPLALSTGAGANSRISIGTGIIGGTLTATVLVIFFVPLFFVLIKKITSNKNLTNEAN, from the coding sequence ATGCTAGCTCGTTTTTTTGTTAATCGTCCAATTTTTGCATGGGTTATCTCTTTAGTTATTATGATTGCAGGAACTGTATCTTTATATACTCTTCCTGTTGAACAATATCCAGATATTGCTCCTCCACAAGTTAATATTTCTACAACATATACAGGAGCATCTGCCCAAACTGTTGAAAATAGTGTAACTCAAATTATTGAGCAACAACTAACGGGTCTTGATGGAATGATATATTTTTCTTCAAGTAGTAGTTCATCTGGTAGTTCAAGAATTACAGTAACTTTTGAACAAGGAACTGATCCTGATATTGCTCAAGTTCAAGTTCAAAATAAAGTAGAACAAATTCTTTCAAGACTTCCTGATGATGTTCAAAGACAAGGAGTAAGAGTTGTAAAATCTCAAAGTGACTTTTTACTTTTAGCCTCTTTATATGATTCAACAGGAAAAGCAGAAAAAATTGATATTGCAGATTATATGGTAAGTAATTTACAAGATAGTATCGCAAGAATTGATGGAGTTGGAGAAGTTAGAGTATTTGGTGGTCAGTATGCTATGAGAATATGGCTTGACCCTACAAAGCTTGATGCTTATAAACTTATGCCATCTGATATAAATTCTGCTATTGAGGCTCAAAACTCTCAGGCTTCAGCAGGAAGACTTGGAGGAATGCCTGTTATTGATAATCAACAATTAGCAGTTACTGTTACAGCTCGTTCAAAATTTCAAACAGTAAAAGAGTTTGAAGATATAGTTGTAAAAAGTAATAGTGATGGTTCGCTTATCAAACTAAAAGATGTTGCAAGAGTTGAGTTAGGTTCACAATCATATAACAATATAACAAATCTAAATGGCTACCCTTCATCAGGGATTGCAATTCAACTAGCTTCAGGAGCAAATGCTATAAAAACTGCAAATGCTATAAAAGAGTTTTTAAACAAATATGAACCAAATCTACCAGAAGGTTATAAGATAGATTATCCAAGAGATTCAACTTTATTTATTAAAGCTTCGATATATGAAGTTATAAAGACTCTTTTGGAAGCTATTTTATTGGTAGTTTTAGTTATGTATCTTTTCTTGAAAAATTGGAAAGCTACTTTAATCCCTGCTATTGCTGTTCCTGTTGTTCTTCTTGGAACTTTTGGGATTTTAAATATCTTAGGTTATTCAATAAATACTTTAACTATGTTTGGTATGGTCTTATCAATAGGTTTATTAGTTGATGATGCTATTGTTGTAGTAGAAAATGTTGAAAGAAATATGAGAGAACAAAATCTTGCACCTAAAGAAGCAACTATTCTTTCAATGCAAGAAATCACAAGTGCTTTAGTTGGAGTTGCAACTGTTTTATCAGTTGTATTTTTACCTATGGCATTTTTTAGTGGTTCAACTGGAGTTATATATAGACAATTTTCTATAACTATTGTCTCTTCAATGATTCTTTCAGTTGTTGTTGCACTAACCTTAACACCAGCTTTATGTGCAACTATTTTAAATCCAATAAAACAAGAAGAACAAAAGAAAAATGGTTTTATTAATTGGTTTGGAGAGATGTTTAATTCTCTTTCTTTAAAATATAAAGCTACATTAAATAAGATTTTACTAACTCCAAAACGTTGGATGTTTATCTATGTATTAATTATTGGTTTATTAGGTTTTGTATTTATAAAACTTCCTACAAGTTTCCTTCCAAAAGAGGATCAAGGTACAATTATGATTCAATATACTCTACCTGAAGGAGCTATAACCTCAAGAACAGTAGAAGTTGCAGAGAAAATCAAAGATTATTTCTTGGTTGAAGAAAAAGAAAATATGGATTCTATTTTTACTATTTCAGGATATAGTAGTAGAAGTAGTGGTCAAAATGTAGGAACAGCTTTTGTCTCTTTAAAAAGTTGGGATTTAAGAAAAGGTGTAAATAATCGTTCTGATATGATAGGACAAAGAGCTTCAAAAGCTTTTGCAAATTCAAAATCACCTTATTTTATCAGAGATGCAAGAGTAATTGCAATGAATCCACCAGTAATTCAAGGTTTAGGTCAAAGTGATGGATTTGAATTTCAACTTCAAGCAGATGCTGGAACAACAAGAACTAAACTAGCAGAAGTAAAAGATAAAATCTTAGAAGAGGCATCATCAAATACTAATATAGATTCCGTAAGAGCAGATGGTACAGATAGTACACCTCAATTAAAAGTCAATTATGACATAAATAAAGCTTTGGCTTTAGGACTTAGTTTAAATAATATTGATTATACACTTAGTGCTGCTTGGGGTGGAATTTATGTAAATGATTTTATTGATAGATCAAGAGTAAAAAGAGTTTATATTCAAGGTGATGCTCCTTTTAGATCAAAACCTGAAGATTTATATAGTTGGAAAGTTCGTAATTCTGCTGGAGAAATGACTTCATTTTCAGAATTTGCAACTACAAAGTGGGAATTTGGACCAGAAGAACTTACTCGTTATAATGGATTTGCTTCATTTGAGATACAAGGTTCAGCATCAAATGGTGTAAGTTCTGGTGTAGCTATGGATGAAATGGATAAAATCGCCAATAAATATTCATCAGGAACTATGCATGAATGGAGTGGATTATCTTATCAAGAAAAAATATCAACTGGTCAATCTGGATTATTATATACAGTATCAATCTTAGTTATATTTTTATGTTTAGCTGCTTTATATGAAAGTTGGTCTGTACCTTTTTCTATTTTGATGGTGGTACCTTTAGGAATTATCGGAGCTGTTTTAGCTGTATATTTTAGAGGATTAGACAATGATGTATATTTTCAAGTAGCTCTTCTTACAACTATTGGTTTAGTTTCAAAAAATGCTATTTTAATTGTAGAATTTGTTGACACATCGTATAAAGAAGGAAAACCTCTAATCCAAGCAGCTGTTGAAGGTGCAACTTTGAGATTAAGACCTATAATTATGACTTCTTTAGCTTTTATTGCAGGTATTACACCTCTAGCTTTATCTACAGGAGCTGGAGCAAATAGTAGAATTTCTATTGGTACAGGAATTATAGGTGGAACTTTAACTGCAACCGTTCTTGTTATTTTCTTTGTTCCACTATTTTTTGTTTTGATTAAAAAAATTACATCAAATAAAAACTTAACAAATGAGGCAAACTAA
- the dcm gene encoding DNA (cytosine-5-)-methyltransferase has product MNQRIFSLSETAEILNVDKETLRRWDNLGKLKSIRNPINNYREYRKEDIVLFEKGKIYFNEKPSSIINTKKIYKSIELFAGAGGLALGLEKAGIEHILLNEIDKYAVQTLKRNRPHWKIEHSDVSKIDFTPYKNKIDLLTGGFPCQAFSYAGKKLGFEDTRGTLFFEFARALKETNAPVFLAENVRGLLSHEKGKTLEIMINVLNELGYHVFKPQVLKAIYYKVPQKRERLIIVGIKKEFMGKINYSYPEPNEKIYTLKDALKKGELFDKDVPKSSGQKYPKRKKEILSLVPAGEYWRSLPLEIQKEYMQKSFYLGGGKTGMARRISWDEPCLTLTCSPAQKQTERCHPEETRPFEIREYARIQTFPDDWIFEGSQSQQYKQIGNAVPVNLAEAIGYSIINLLNDINLIKK; this is encoded by the coding sequence ATGAATCAACGCATTTTTTCACTTAGTGAAACTGCTGAAATTTTAAATGTAGATAAAGAAACGCTAAGAAGATGGGATAATCTAGGGAAATTAAAAAGTATTAGAAATCCAATAAATAATTATAGAGAATATAGAAAAGAGGATATTGTACTTTTTGAAAAAGGAAAGATATATTTTAATGAAAAACCTTCTTCTATTATCAATACAAAAAAGATTTATAAAAGTATAGAATTATTTGCAGGTGCTGGTGGTTTAGCTCTAGGACTTGAAAAAGCGGGTATAGAACACATACTTTTAAATGAAATAGATAAATATGCTGTACAAACTTTAAAACGAAATAGACCTCATTGGAAAATTGAACATAGTGATGTTTCAAAAATAGATTTTACTCCTTATAAAAATAAAATAGATTTATTAACAGGTGGTTTTCCTTGTCAAGCTTTTAGTTATGCTGGAAAGAAATTAGGATTTGAAGATACAAGAGGAACACTATTCTTTGAATTTGCTAGAGCTTTAAAAGAGACAAATGCACCTGTATTTTTAGCAGAAAATGTTAGAGGATTATTAAGCCATGAAAAAGGTAAAACGCTTGAGATCATGATTAATGTTTTAAATGAACTTGGTTATCACGTATTTAAACCACAAGTTCTAAAAGCCATCTATTACAAAGTCCCTCAAAAAAGAGAAAGATTAATCATTGTAGGCATAAAAAAAGAATTTATGGGAAAAATAAATTATTCATATCCTGAACCAAATGAAAAAATATATACTCTAAAAGATGCCCTAAAAAAAGGAGAACTTTTTGATAAAGATGTTCCAAAATCATCAGGTCAAAAGTACCCAAAAAGAAAAAAGGAAATTTTATCTTTAGTACCTGCTGGTGAATATTGGAGAAGTCTTCCTCTTGAAATACAAAAAGAATATATGCAAAAAAGTTTTTATTTAGGAGGAGGAAAAACTGGAATGGCTAGAAGAATAAGTTGGGATGAACCATGTTTAACACTAACTTGCTCTCCAGCTCAAAAACAAACTGAAAGATGCCATCCAGAGGAAACAAGACCTTTTGAAATTAGAGAATACGCAAGAATACAGACTTTTCCTGATGATTGGATATTTGAGGGTTCTCAAAGTCAACAATATAAACAAATAGGAAATGCTGTTCCTGTTAATCTTGCGGAAGCGATTGGTTACTCTATCATAAATTTATTAAATGATATAAATTTAATTAAAAAATAA
- a CDS encoding efflux transporter outer membrane subunit produces MIKTNISIFLLIVIFSGCVSLEPKLEPLDSKVIPKEWKTNIENNSNDLALIKPSWEDFVKDETLKKVVSKAIENNKDLKIALLNIEAARATYRISRADLFPNITGNMDISHSKSLNSSNNSTISHNYNANIAASYELDLFGKIKSLNENALNSYLSTQFATNATKISLISETINAWIILASNMEQLELAKQTATNLQKVYELTQKRFTAGVVSKNDVYDANASLKESELNVISYSKKVEENKNALELLIAEPLKEDFLPKDFESYKNSLMIVKSGVSSNILLSRPDIMEAEYNLKAKNANIGAARAAFFPSISLTASSGLASRSLSSLFDGGAKSIWSFSPNISIPIFNAGENQANLDYSYAQKDIALLEYEKSIQTAFKEVSDTLITRATIKEQIQKQKELVDSVSKSYDISLNSYKIGVGSYLNVLIAQRTLISSQQALINTYLEDLTNRVSLYSVFGGNEKVE; encoded by the coding sequence ATGATTAAAACAAATATATCAATATTTTTATTAATAGTTATTTTTAGTGGTTGTGTCTCTTTAGAGCCAAAACTTGAGCCTTTAGATTCAAAAGTTATACCAAAAGAGTGGAAAACAAATATTGAAAATAATAGTAATGATTTAGCTTTAATAAAACCATCTTGGGAAGATTTTGTAAAAGATGAAACACTAAAAAAAGTTGTATCAAAAGCAATTGAAAATAACAAAGATTTAAAAATTGCACTTTTAAATATTGAAGCAGCAAGGGCAACTTATCGAATTTCAAGAGCTGACCTTTTCCCTAATATAACTGGAAATATGGATATATCTCACTCAAAAAGTTTAAATTCATCAAATAACTCAACAATTTCTCATAATTACAATGCAAATATAGCAGCATCTTATGAATTGGACCTTTTTGGAAAAATAAAAAGTTTAAATGAAAATGCACTAAACAGCTATTTATCAACTCAATTTGCAACAAATGCAACAAAAATTTCTCTTATTAGTGAAACTATAAATGCTTGGATTATTTTAGCATCAAATATGGAGCAACTAGAACTCGCAAAACAAACAGCAACAAATCTTCAAAAAGTTTATGAACTTACCCAAAAAAGATTTACAGCTGGTGTAGTTTCAAAAAATGATGTTTACGATGCAAATGCTTCACTAAAAGAGAGTGAATTAAATGTAATTTCATATTCAAAAAAAGTTGAAGAAAATAAAAATGCACTTGAGTTACTAATAGCAGAACCTTTAAAAGAAGATTTTTTACCAAAAGATTTTGAAAGTTATAAAAATAGTTTAATGATAGTAAAATCAGGAGTTTCTTCAAATATTTTACTTTCAAGACCTGATATTATGGAAGCAGAATATAATCTAAAAGCTAAAAATGCAAATATTGGAGCAGCAAGAGCTGCTTTTTTTCCATCTATTTCACTAACTGCAAGTTCTGGATTAGCAAGTAGGTCTTTATCTTCGTTATTTGATGGTGGAGCAAAAAGTATTTGGTCTTTTTCTCCAAATATTTCTATTCCAATTTTTAATGCAGGAGAAAATCAAGCAAATCTTGATTACTCTTATGCTCAAAAAGATATTGCATTGTTAGAATATGAAAAAAGTATTCAAACTGCATTTAAAGAAGTATCTGATACTTTAATCACAAGAGCTACAATAAAAGAGCAAATCCAAAAACAAAAAGAGTTAGTTGATTCTGTTTCTAAAAGTTATGATATATCTTTAAACTCTTACAAAATTGGTGTTGGTTCATATTTAAATGTTCTTATTGCTCAAAGAACTTTGATAAGTTCACAACAAGCCTTAATAAATACATATTTAGAAGATTTGACAAATAGAGTTTCCTTATATAGTGTTTTTGGTGGAAATGAGAAAGTTGAATAA
- a CDS encoding efflux RND transporter periplasmic adaptor subunit — protein MIKISKLSFFILTILFILSGCEEKNSQSAQTKQSIEVGTITIKEQPIALQQELSGRVKAKLVSEVRPQINGIIEKQLFIEGSKVTQGDILYQIDSSSYEAIYNQEKAALQSAKATLQSAKLKSQRYDELLKVDGISKQETDDAKASYLEALALVEEKKAALESAKINLERTKIKAPISGYIGISTITQGALVSANQTTALTTIRDTNTVYVDLNQSQTQLLALKKLLTKKNIKEGNTNVSLILSDETLYSHKGTLQLQEVSVDENTGSVTLRAIFPNDENILLPGMFVKATIEGAIDTKAFLLPQQAVSRDEKANPIITVVQDDNSIKRRQITIERAIGNKWVVTSGINNNDKIIIEGLNKINMKSKVNPIDVTNKYIQED, from the coding sequence TTGATAAAAATATCTAAACTCTCTTTTTTTATTTTAACTATTCTTTTTATTTTATCAGGTTGTGAAGAAAAAAATTCACAATCAGCTCAAACAAAACAATCAATAGAAGTTGGTACAATAACTATAAAAGAACAACCTATTGCTTTGCAACAGGAATTATCAGGAAGAGTAAAAGCAAAATTAGTTTCTGAAGTAAGACCACAAATCAATGGAATAATAGAAAAGCAACTTTTTATAGAAGGTAGTAAAGTAACTCAAGGTGATATACTTTATCAAATAGATTCTTCAAGTTATGAAGCAATTTATAATCAAGAAAAAGCTGCTTTACAAAGTGCAAAAGCAACTTTACAAAGTGCAAAATTAAAAAGTCAAAGATATGATGAATTACTAAAAGTTGATGGTATTTCAAAACAAGAAACAGATGATGCAAAAGCTTCTTATTTAGAAGCTCTTGCTTTAGTTGAAGAAAAAAAAGCAGCACTTGAAAGTGCAAAAATTAACCTTGAAAGAACAAAAATAAAAGCTCCTATTTCTGGATATATTGGTATTTCAACTATCACTCAAGGTGCCTTAGTATCTGCAAATCAAACAACAGCTCTTACAACAATAAGAGATACAAATACCGTTTATGTTGATTTAAACCAATCTCAAACTCAACTTTTAGCACTAAAAAAACTTTTAACAAAAAAGAATATAAAAGAAGGCAATACTAATGTAAGCCTAATTTTAAGTGATGAAACACTTTATTCACATAAAGGAACTTTACAACTTCAAGAAGTTTCAGTTGATGAAAATACAGGTTCTGTTACTTTAAGAGCAATTTTTCCAAATGATGAAAACATCTTGCTTCCAGGTATGTTTGTAAAAGCAACTATCGAAGGAGCAATTGATACAAAAGCATTTTTATTACCTCAGCAAGCTGTATCAAGAGATGAAAAAGCAAATCCTATTATTACTGTTGTTCAAGATGATAACAGTATAAAAAGACGACAAATTACAATAGAAAGAGCAATAGGTAATAAGTGGGTTGTTACAAGTGGAATCAACAATAATGATAAAATTATTATTGAAGGTTTAAATAAAATCAATATGAAAAGTAAAGTAAATCCTATTGATGTTACAAATAAATATATTCAAGAGGATTAA